A single window of Bacteroidota bacterium DNA harbors:
- a CDS encoding DUF4932 domain-containing protein: MLEAVIFFLRLFKLIMNLKIKELFKLIPLLVIPCLIFNSCSRSEVTAEQTQKGTKESKLKIGYSLNLETLCLIFNLSKAGESLFKQNPLPRATLARSLTRKFDAFKNHEAVIKLNSLLDNDLVDLYDVDLALFHDELPSYLQYTDYPIPYYVNDIQSKKDLRETFNDFSISVGKFFVDSKLDSFIKIEARPIYEGIMKEISTLSIKEDYILEMEKYYGRERNSYNIIVSAFSFNGIGRSKTIPNEKGISVFQLITSNPQLESDSICEWDSFQFGYSNEDYFREMAMHELGHSFFHEALRENKININKVKEIEFLFTKELKRDMKRQGYMDWITCFEEHLVRLGEIKIMKALGLNSQTNKYRNRCVVERGFKYIPVMEKILEEYESNRESYAKIDDFIPTLVLRLSERYRQI; the protein is encoded by the coding sequence GTGCTTGAAGCAGTAATTTTCTTTTTAAGATTATTTAAATTAATTATGAATCTTAAAATTAAGGAGCTGTTTAAATTAATACCATTACTAGTTATCCCGTGTTTGATTTTTAATTCGTGTTCGCGTTCTGAAGTAACAGCGGAGCAAACACAAAAGGGCACAAAGGAATCTAAGCTTAAGATAGGGTATAGCTTAAATTTAGAAACCTTGTGCCTAATTTTTAATCTTTCGAAAGCTGGAGAATCTCTTTTCAAACAGAACCCATTGCCAAGAGCTACTTTGGCACGCTCCCTTACAAGAAAATTCGATGCTTTTAAAAATCATGAAGCAGTAATCAAATTAAATTCTTTACTGGATAATGATTTGGTTGATTTGTATGATGTGGATCTTGCGTTGTTTCACGATGAGCTGCCCTCTTATTTACAATACACAGATTACCCAATCCCCTATTATGTTAATGATATACAAAGCAAGAAAGATCTAAGGGAAACATTTAATGATTTTTCTATTTCTGTCGGTAAATTTTTTGTTGACTCAAAATTAGATTCGTTTATAAAAATTGAAGCAAGGCCTATCTATGAAGGAATCATGAAAGAAATAAGTACTCTTTCAATAAAGGAAGATTATATATTAGAGATGGAAAAGTATTATGGACGAGAAAGGAATTCCTACAACATTATTGTTTCTGCATTCTCGTTTAATGGAATTGGTCGATCGAAAACCATTCCAAATGAAAAGGGAATAAGTGTTTTTCAGTTGATTACTTCAAACCCACAATTGGAATCAGATTCAATATGCGAATGGGACTCGTTTCAGTTTGGCTATTCGAACGAAGATTATTTTAGAGAAATGGCTATGCACGAATTGGGACATTCTTTTTTTCATGAAGCACTAAGAGAAAACAAAATCAATATAAATAAAGTCAAAGAAATTGAATTTCTTTTTACGAAGGAGTTAAAGCGAGACATGAAGCGACAGGGTTATATGGATTGGATAACTTGTTTTGAAGAGCACCTGGTTCGGTTAGGTGAAATTAAGATAATGAAAGCACTCGGATTAAATAGTCAAACAAATAAGTATAGAAATCGATGTGTTGTGGAGAGGGGTTTTAAATACATTCCTGTTATGGAAAAGATTTTAGAAGAATATGAGTCGAATCGCGAAAGCTACGCGAAAATCGACGATTTTATACCTACTCTAGTATTAAGATTAAGTGAGCGATATAGACAAATATGA